In Cyanobacterium sp. T60_A2020_053, the following are encoded in one genomic region:
- a CDS encoding aspartate 1-decarboxylase gives MKTIRLMHGKLHRVKVTDANVDYVGSITIDPDLLDKVGILPLEEVDIVNLNNGQRWTTYAIPGARGSREICPNGGAALLCNKGDILIIYAYETLTREALYQNGHQAKVLVADENNHISQFFHQDLIFDSGEYIFTNEDTANFDGR, from the coding sequence ATGAAAACCATAAGATTAATGCACGGCAAGTTACACCGAGTCAAGGTGACTGATGCGAACGTGGACTATGTTGGTAGTATCACCATTGATCCTGATTTATTAGATAAAGTCGGTATTCTGCCCCTAGAAGAAGTGGATATTGTTAACCTCAATAACGGTCAAAGATGGACCACCTATGCTATCCCCGGCGCCCGTGGTAGTCGAGAAATTTGCCCCAACGGTGGCGCTGCACTACTCTGTAACAAAGGGGATATTTTAATTATTTATGCCTATGAAACCCTTACCCGTGAAGCACTTTACCAAAATGGTCATCAGGCAAAAGTATTAGTCGCTGATGAGAATAATCACATTTCTCAATTTTTCCATCAAGACTTAATTTTTGATAGTGGAGAATATATTTTTACTAATGAGGATACTGCTAATTTTGACGGGCGCTGA
- a CDS encoding DUF4351 domain-containing protein encodes MSLDKELQKITADSDDTKRLVDKLFKVWLKDNQEVWILVHIEVQSQYDTSFNERMFIYHYRTFDLYRKPVISLAILGDEREKWRPSTYNYQLGGCTLKLEFPIIKLLDYQKQWAELEKNLNPFAMMIMAHLKTKAIVSNLKEREQWKWYLIRSLYDKGYSKLAIVKLFKFIDAMMTLPPLLQQSLNQKVITYEEEKTMALISPFELMAEERGLEKGLQQRIEQEKEFIIRLIQKKLGKINDDLKMQIKALNVDDLENLAENLFEMKSLDDLQQWLTNF; translated from the coding sequence ATCTCTTTAGATAAAGAATTACAAAAAATTACCGCCGATTCTGATGACACCAAAAGATTAGTCGATAAACTATTTAAAGTATGGTTAAAAGACAATCAAGAAGTATGGATATTAGTTCATATTGAAGTACAAAGCCAATACGATACCAGCTTTAATGAGCGAATGTTTATTTACCATTATCGCACTTTTGACTTGTACCGAAAACCCGTAATTAGTCTTGCTATACTAGGAGACGAAAGAGAGAAATGGCGCCCCTCAACTTATAACTATCAATTAGGAGGATGTACATTAAAGTTAGAGTTTCCCATTATTAAATTATTGGATTATCAAAAACAATGGGCTGAATTAGAAAAAAATTTAAACCCTTTTGCTATGATGATTATGGCACATTTAAAAACTAAAGCCATCGTCAGTAATTTAAAAGAAAGAGAACAATGGAAATGGTATTTGATCAGGAGTTTATATGATAAAGGATACAGTAAATTAGCAATAGTAAAACTGTTTAAATTTATCGATGCAATGATGACCTTACCACCATTATTACAACAAAGTTTAAATCAAAAAGTGATCACATACGAAGAGGAAAAAACAATGGCTTTAATTAGTCCTTTCGAGCTTATGGCAGAAGAAAGAGGTTTAGAAAAAGGTTTACAGCAAAGAATTGAACAAGAAAAAGAATTTATTATTCGTTTAATTCAAAAAAAATTAGGTAAGATAAATGATGATTTAAAAATGCAAATAAAAGCATTGAATGTTGATGATTTAGAAAATCTAGCAGAGAATTTATTTGAGATGAAATCTCTCGATGATTTACAACAATGGCTCACTAATTTTTGA